TGACAtatgactgatttctttcaGCTCATGACATGACAGTTTTGATTGCCGCTGGGTTGATCTGCATGACCCTCACGTCAACAGGTAGCAACATCCAGAGCAAACAACTCCTTAGACAGATTGTATAAGGTTGATCAGGTTTAAATAGACAAGACGTCAAATCAAACcagttgatatacatgtacctatAATATATTAGTTTCATGATTTTCGAATACTTTTGAACAAGTACACAGGTGGGAAAAACACTGGAACACTGTAAATGAAACAAGACGATGTCCACATTATATCAAGTTCATTATTGCAATGATATGTCCACAAAAATGACTCAATCACTCTTTGTAACATTACAAGCATTGATGATGTATTTGCTTTTCAGTTTCAGCTGCTTCGTGTAGGAATGGTCAACATTGTTCTGACTGTGACGGTCAAACAGGTCGTTGTCTGACCAGGTGTCAAACTGGGTACTTTGACAAGACATGTAGCTCACCGTGCAGCTTGGGTTGTCGTAATCGCACCTGTGAACTCTCAGAAGACACAGGTACTGATGTATGTACTGATGGCTGTATAGCAGGTTATCAAGGCAAAAGGTGTAAAGTAGAATGTGACACACCTGTAGAAAGATGTGCTATATGTCCAGGTGGATGTAGAGACAGATACTGCCAGCAGGGAACCTCCTGTGTGGCTGGATGTGTGGACTCTTACTATGGCATTGACTGTAAGAACTGCTCCGTGAGATGCCTGTCATGCGACAGATCCACGGGGACGTGCCGGGTTTGTCAAGCACCCCATTATGGTCTACAGTGCGAGCACAGATGTGAGCATTGTGTGGGGACATGTCACACAGGATGCTTGGGGGGTTGTGAAACCGGATTTTACGGTCATCGGTGTGAAAAGGCCTGTAGCAAACATTGCAGATTTAATGCATCTGACAGCTGTTTTTACAAGGAAGGAAACCCGTGTTTGCCTGAATGTGAGAAATTGAGTGGTGACTGTACACATGGATGTGTCAGTGGTTGGCATGGTAACAACTGCTCTTCACCATGTAACCCGAACTGTAAAGGTATGCGCTGCAGCAGGAATGGTGTTTGTGCAGATGGTTGTGTGTCAGGACACTTTGGTAAAGAGTGTAGACCATGCTCACATAACTGCAAACATGGCATGTGTGACCCACATAATGGATATTGTCTTAAAGGATGTGACTCTGGGTTTTATGGAGACTTTTGTAACGGTGGTTGTGAGATATGTCTCAGCGGAGCATGTGATCAGGACTCGGGAATGTGTCTCCGTGGATGCAATAACAGCGCCTGTGAGTCAACGTGCAAATACAACTGCTCAAGAGATACCTGTCTTCAGGAAACATGTGCGAATGGTGAGTCTGTGTGCATGTATCATAGGATTATGTCCATAAGTAACGCTTTTCTACTGTTTTATTCATTAAGAAAAGATATTAATCAGATGACATTACTGTTCACAGGTCCGCCACTGACACACGGTATCTTGGGTATCCAGATAGGAATACCAACAGCTTTTGTCCTGATTCTTGTGGGTATAATGGTCACCAACTGCATCTGTTGCAGAACAGGGACGCGCACCAAGAGGTTTGTATGTTACACTCCACATCAGCTATCTACATGATGTAGTTCAACCATGGAGTTATTTAAACGTGGAGATAATGGTCTTGTATTCATTTGCTTGTTTCACATGACTCTTGTCCCAAGTAAGCTTAATTAAAGTAGCAATATCAATTCGGTTTCCTAGTTTAATTACATGTTACCTATTTTACTTACATTTACACATACCTATCATCTTGTGGAATCGCCCTGATGCAGCGGTGTGATCTGAAGTGTGCACTAAATAAATACAAGTATGTATGATGACATCAAGCAGAAGCATGAGTTATAATGCCGTACAGTTATGGAGATATTGTAGATTGACAAGTAATTGAGAAGGTCTATTACTTTATAAAGAGTATCATTCTTGCTTATATGAACTAGGGTAATTAGCCAACTGGGGATTGAGTTAGAAGAGAACCTCTCTATCGGTTGACTTTAGTTAAGAGAAAAAGTAGCAAGGTAAAGATAAGGTACAGCGATGCCACTTTGTTGAGAAGTGTTTCACATACTAGCAAAATAAACTGGGGGAAATAAGTGGGTAGCCAGTCAGTGTCAAGCAATCATCATTAGACTGATCCGTGAGACTCTCCGAACAGGATACTGTTCACTGTGATCAGTACTGGTCAAATCATGATTAAACATGAAATGCTGACGACATAGCATTCTCAGGCTGTGTATTGTTCTGTGCACAGGGAGACTGAAGGGGACAGAGTGAATCCTGAACCTCTCCCGCAGCAACCGTCTGTTCCCTCCACAGAGTACATGGAACTACACAGGTACTGGGAAATACAAGAGGATGGCGGGGACATGGAATATCAGACGATCAATGCACCCTGAAGATAGATATTCCTGCAAATTCTTTCATGGCACTGGATGCCACTTATCAAACTATTTAACAGACGTTTATGTTCAAAACCCAGGGTTCCATACCTACCAAATGCCTGAAATGCCAATGTATCATTAAAACATGTCCATATGTGATATTACATGTAAAGGTCTGCCAACAGTACTTCAGCAGCATTTGTTTGATAATGATGTAATCATCTGCATCTAAACTTCGCATGTGTTACAATAACAGTTGTAAAACCATTACCTGTATTTAAACCACGACTACATCCTTGGATGATTTGCTTGACATACACGAGATAATGTCGTTGTTTACCTGACGTCAGCATAGCAGCTAAGACAACGGTAGATGCTGCAGCTAAGCATGTCTTGAAAAGCCCATACCTCCACTGATGAACCCGCTTAGTGATTTACAGACCTGTTCTCAAAATTGTTACTCGAGACCTTAAGCAGaaaaggtgggacacccaagttggaagaaatgaccttgacctgaaGCCTCACATGTCTATACCAGACGTGGTGAGGTCGTTTTACAACGATGCCGTTCTGGCCACAGTCGGTTTACATATAACTAACAGCAGAAAACGGATGTCGATGGACCACCTATGTGTGTCTCTTGCGATGACGTGTTCACTATCGAGAATGTACTGTTTGACTGCGTGGAAGTTTCGACAAGGGACTCGCGTTACGAAGCGACAAATCTGAAAGACCTGTTTTCCAGCGTGAGCTGTCATCTCATTGTTAAGTAGAAGAGGGAAGTTGACCTGTGCCACAAATCCTATTTATATAATCTGAATAACATGAAACTGTCTgcttttgaatttggtgttatgacatttggttttaaataatgtaatgaatatatatattgtttcaacATAAAACGCATCTGCACTTTGTACTTAAAATGAGTATGAATTtgctcgtgaaggtcccggggtagaataggccttcagcaacccatgcttaccataaaaggcgactatgcttgtcgtaagaggcgactaacgggatcgggtggtcaggctcgctaactttgtttgacacaggtcatcggttcccaattgcacagatcgatgctcatgctgttgctggaatattgctgagtgcgacttaaaagtaaactcactcactcacatgatgtCGTAATTTAGTGGCTGGAATAATGTGATAATTtacgatgtgacgtaaaaccaactcaactcaacaacACCTGATGTATTGGCTATCTAAAACTGAATCCGACTTAACCGAACATATCGTTTCTGTATTAACGTAGAGGTTTTATATCTCacactgaaatgtttgaaaaggcTCCATGTTTTGGTCCCATGAGTCTGCATCTACTTACTACTACTAGTAAATGCCTCTCTTCGTCAGAGCAGTGTGAACACCGGCGACGATCCTAACTCCCGATATGCATGCAGGAGTCAAGCGCATCATAACAACACTGAGTGTACATGCAGTTGTACACTTTCTCCTGTGCAGTTTACATTTAGCGGTGAACTGCGTCTTACTTACTGTTTGTCCATGACCTGCTATATGCCTCTGTAAACacatatgtgtattatactgGCTCAGCAACACCTTGGATATACATTGGCTGCGTTTAATCACGTGGTCCATGTTTGACTTGGAAGCTGACCCACTTCAGCGGGGATATACCTGAGTAGCAGTAGGATTGCCCTGTATGTTGAGGTACGTAAATCATATTAGTACACACACGTAAAGTGTGTGGCTGCTTTGTGATTGATATCATTAGCAGCAATATCTCGTAAATATAACGTGGTGAAATTATCCTTATTGACAGGAGGCGCAAACTACCGAGCAATGAAAACACAACAACGCCTGTTTCAGAATTACACAGTACATGTATGCACACGTATAGCTTTGACTGTCGCTCGAGTTATCCATGATTGTAGTATCACGCTGATGTTCCAGATTGTTGACAATGTCAAAGCTGCATTTGAAGATCTATGAAGGGTTGACTGTACTTGCTGAGACAGGCTTTAGAAAATGACTGTTGACGGGTGACAgttattgtaatattttcaattttcatggTATCGTTTAAAGTATTAGATAAACTGTTAAAAGCCGGTAGGCTGCAATAGCTTATCTAACCACATGATCAAGACAGATGCGTATAGATGCACGAGTTACAAAGAGAGATTAAACAGTTTTACTGGAGAGATACTGATCTAGAACAATTTCCTAGGactggttgttgtttttattattgATTACCCACGCTACTACCCGGATGCTTTTCCAGAGTTATTGACTGGATCGTGAACTCTGCAGCGCCAGTCAGAAGCGCAGTTGGTCGCATAAGTGTAACGAGTAAGAGAGTCCTTACTTTgatcaacaaaaatataataagTTTCAGTTTGGAATAATTTATCTTGCTTAGTCATTAATGTTTTTTTGTGATAACATAGGAAAACATTTTGAGGTTTCGGTGTTTCGTCACTGGTTCAGTATCTACACTGACAGTGTAGTGCAGTAAGGACACTGACTTTCTATACAACTTGGTTTTCCTCATTGTAGTATATTTGTCCCTTCATACATTAATTTATCATGTTCAGTTTTGCCTCTCGAATCGAGAAACGGTAAATGAGCACCTTTAGATTTATCAGGTAATGCTCATTAATCCCATTTCATTTGGTAAATAAATGTGACGTAAATCACACATTTTGTAAATTACGCATTGACATTAAATGTCCACAAGTTAGTTTATTCACTCTAAACTGTTGGGCAGAGACACGTGTCTAGTAATACAAGTACAAACTGTTTTAATGGCTGAATGGCAAAAAACGTTTCTGTTTCTTCGTTGCTTGGTGTATGCACGAAGCAAGTCTGTAGAATGCTAGATAATAATACTCTTTAATTCGTTACATTTTCAAGTGTTGAGCAGTCCTCACACAGAAAACACGTTTTAAACAGATAATACGAATCGTAACATTTCCCAGTTTGAATATTCCAAGCCATTTATGCTGAACGCAATCCTTATATTTTTGTTCAGCAAAGGATAAACAAACTGTTCCGTTATTAACTCCCAGCccctagaatggtgatctaccttcagttgtctgGTTTCCAAATGCTGCATGAGAAAAAGAGCAGCGTCTGTCTATTAAAGGAGGAACAGCTCAAGATTAGTGTGTCCGGGAACAACAGGACGCCATTTGCACAAGTGGACGTCATTTCCCTGACCAATTTATGAATAACAAGCGAGAAGAAAAACGGAACAAGCACATAGCTTTGCTGAGTCTATATGACATATTCAGAAATTTATGTGTTTAATGTTTAATTCCATGTAATGTATTATGTTTTTAAGCGTAAACTATATAGTTTTTATAAGATATTTACCACTTactttttaacatttcatggaaTTTAGAAAGCAGACTGTCAGTCATAATATCGCTTTGTTCGCTCACCATACAACGACTTTTGTACGTATCAATTTCATAGAAAAGTGTAACTGTGTAATACAGTGTGTAacctaaatattttaaatccTCTTTTTTGTCTTGGAAATGCATTTATCAGTGTCACGTGATACATTAAAGTTATATATAAACCGTAAAAGAATTGCAAATCCAAACTCATTTTTcgattttttgtgtgttttcagtaTAGTGTATTTTTTATCACTGTAAGGTTTTGTTAACATGTTTATAAAGTCAAATCGACAGCTATCGCCAACGTCAGTGCATTTTATCATGAAAATGCATATCGACCTAAAAACAGGTACAGTTAATGGTTACGTATGACAATCGAGAATATGAAAATGCCCCTGCATATCGTGACAACCCCTCCAGTGAAAGCGAGACACCTTCTCGCCTGAACCTATGCCCTTGATACAATAGCTATGGTAAAACTTACGAAATAACACAGGAACCAAGCCTTGGGAAGACTGCATATTGGCCAGACAATACAGAGGGAAACTATTCATTCTAATGTTAACGGTAGGTCGGTCTACCGACTACAGGACGGTATCTGGTCACGATCTGCAGGATCAGTTCTCTAAGTGACGGAAACAGCACTCAAGATTAACCGGACACACAACAGACCTATTCGTGCCGATGCATTTTGTCGACGTTTGCGCAGGAGAAACCTGTGATGTCACCGACCATATCGTGGTTCTGTCCTCACCGCTTGGTAACGTCATCTCACGACCGTACTCAACGCTTGGTAACGTCACCTCACGTCCATACGCAACGCTTGGTAACGTCAACTCACGTCCATACTCAACGCTTGGTAACGTCATCTCATGTCCATACTCAACGCTTGGTAACGTCAACTCACGTCCATACTCAACGCTTGGTAACGTCAACTCACGTCCATACGCAACGCTTGGTAACGTCAACTCACGTCCATACTCAACGCTTGGTAACGTCAACTCACGTCCATACTCACCGCTTTGTAACGTCAACTCACGTCCATACTCAACGCTTGGTAACGTCAACTCACGTCCATACTCAACGCATGGTAACGTCAACTCACGTCCATACTCAACGCTTGGTAACGTCAACTCACGTCCATACTCAACGCTTGGAAACGTCACCTCACGTCCATACTCAACGCTTGGTAACGTCAACTCACGTCCATACTCAACGCTTGGTAACGTCACCTCACGTCCATACTCAACACTTGGTAACGTCACCTCACGTCCACGCTCAACGCTTGGTAATGTCACCTCACGTCCATACTCAACGCTTGGTAACGTCACCTCACGTCCATACTCAACGCTTGGTAACGTCAACTCACGTCCATACTCAACGCTTGGTAACTTCAACTCACGTCCATACTCAACGCTTGGTAACGTCATCTCACGTCCATACTCAACGCTTGGTAACGTCACCTCACGTCCATACTCAACGCTTGGAAACGTCAACTCACGTCCATACTCAACGCTTGGCAACGTCAACTCACGTCCATACTCAACGCTTGGTAACGTCACCTCACGTCCATACTCAACGCTTGGTAACATCAACTCACGTCCACGCTCAACGCTTGGTAACGTCACCTCACGTCCATACTCAACGCTTGGTAACGTCAACTCACGTCCATACTCAACGCTTTGTAACGTCAACTCACGTCCATACTCAACGCTTGGTAACGTCAACTCACGTCCATGCTCAACGCTTGGTAACGTCAACTCACGTCCATACTCAACGCTTGGTAACGTCACCTCACGTCCATACTCAACGTTTGGTAACGTCATCTCACGTCCATGCTCAACGCTTGGTAACGTCAACTCACGTCCATACTTAATGCTTGGTAACGTCACCTCACGTCCATACTCAACGCTTGGTAACGTCAACTCACGTCCATACTCAACGCTTGGTAACGTCAACTCACGTCCATACTCAACGTTTGGTAACGTCATCTCACGTCCATACTCAACGCTTGGTAACGTCAACTCACGTCCATACTCAACGCTTGGTAACGTCACCTCACGTCCATACTCAACGCTTGGTAACGTCAACTCACGTCCATACTCAACGTTTGGTAACGTCACCTCACGTCCATACTCAACACTTGGTAACGTCAACTCACGTCCATACTCAACGTTTAGTAACGTCATCTCACGTCCATGCTCAACGCTTGGTAACGTCAACTCACGTCCATACTCAACGCTTGGTAAGGTCAACTCACGTCCATACTCAACGCTTGGTAACGTCAATTCACGTCCATGCTCATCGCTTGGTAACGTCAACTCACGTCCATACTCAACGCTTTGTAACGTCAACTCACGTCCATACTCAACGCTTGGTAACGTCAACTCACGTCCATACTCAACGCTTGGTAACGTCAACTCACGTCCATACTCAACGCTTGGTAACGTCAACTCACGTCCATACTCAACATTTGGTAACGTCATCTCACGTCCATGCTCAACGCTTGGTAACGTCAACTCACGTCCATACTCAACGCTTGGTAACGTCACCTCACGTCCATACTCAACGCTTGGTAACGTCAACTCACGTCCATACTCAACGCTTGGTAACGTCAACTCACGTCCATACTCAACGTTTGGTAACGTCATCTCACGTCCATACTCAACGCTTGGTAACGTCAACTCACGTCCACGCTCAACGCTTTGTAACGTCACCTCACGTCCATACTCAACGCTTGGTAACGTCACCTCACGTCCATACTCAACGTTTGGTAACGTCACCTCACGTCCATACTCAACACTTGGTAACGTCAACTCACGTCCATACTCAACGTTTGGTAACGTCATCTCACGTCCATGCTCAACGCTTGGTAACGTCAACTCACGTCCATACTCAACGCTTGGTAACGTCACCTCACGTCCATACTCAACGCTTGGTAACGTCAACTCACGTCCATGCTCATCGCTTGGTAACGTCAACTCACGTGTGTCCTCACCGCTTGGCAAATCAACGCCGACACTGGCGGTTTTGACAATTGTGTACTATGTATTTTTCTTAGTACAAGCTGCTATTGTGTTTCGGCAGCCAATGACAGAGTGAGGGTGTGGGGAAGGCGTGTTGAACGGTTTCCAGTGGGCGTATTGTTGACAGAAACTTGCGCGGTGGGCCAAGCACCATGGTGTGTGGTGGAATCGGCCTGAACCAGACAGTTGGCTCAGTTGTGATACATACTTTCGGGCCAGAACATGGAAATGTCGTGACATAAGACTGAATGCCCTCCAGCCGAGGCCAAGAACTCCCACTGGACTGGTTCAGGCTTTTCGCAGAGTATGGACATATGACCTTCATCGATCAGTTAATTCATTCAGTGAGAAGACGATGCACACTGGCCTGTACACACGATATTGACACTACACTGTTTGAAACTCctaaaaaaacatgttgctgGATTTGTTAGCATGTAACCAGCCTGGTATTTAGAGTAGGATCGGGTCTATGGAAGTTAGATTGATCATGAAGTATACAGTCGTCGTCTGGCAACCACAATTGTAAATTTTTttcgattttttttatttagtcAGTGACAAGGTTAAAAATATACCGTTGGTCCACAGGGCtaaaaataaagttgtaagcctgTCATGTAAGTAGCTAACAGTGGGCCGCCGAGCtgacgctatttcatacactgttattGAATTTGAGGTATACTCAAAGTAATAGTTTTGTTGATTTCGTTTGTGTGAACTTTAAATATGATCCACAAAAATGTATTAGCCATCAAGTTTGATCTTTATCTCCCGCTTTGCTTGTTAATTAGAACGAATTAAAATGTGTGTTTAAGAAATGGCCATCGGtgtggcgtttcttttgcggtttAGTAAATTCTTTTCAATAGTCAGGTGCAAACGGGCAGACAAATGCACGATGGTTTCTTGTTTTCACCCAACAAGGAAGAATTGGTAAATTCGTTTCTGTTATTCAGTTAATTATTTTATTCCTTACAAATGTCCAGTGGATAAAGTCTATGTCAAACAGATTCCTATCATTAATAATGATGTATCATATATAATGAACCTGTTTATTCTTGAAGTAaggactttttaaaaatatgatttACTTGTTATAGTGGATTTTCATTGTTATCTTTGTAAATCATGTTTGTATTCATACTTCAGAATTTTCAGATTTGCTATAAAGTATGACATTATAAACAAAAAAATGTACTAGTTcgcattttgtttaaaagtgtaAGTAGGTAGAGTCATTATTGACATATACATTTGACCAATGCCGTGTTTCCATTGCAGGTGACGCCGACAGAGAAGACACCGTGACATGTTGCTACCATGCACTGTACCCTGGTGGCAGTCTTCGCTCTTAACAGTAAGCATAACAGCAAGCAGTTTCAAGAATCAACCTTTACACCTTTACTATGTACATATATGATAGTGATGACTCAAAGATCGGTAACATATCAATTTCGGGAGCATCCATTCTCAAACAAGGAAACATAGAGCTATTTGTATAGGTTTTAATACGTAGCAAATGATTATGAAGGTCCAGCGATAAACTACTCGAAGGGATGTACATAGCAAATTGATTTTGTTGCAGCTGTTCTTATTACCGCTTACAAAAACTGTCAGCCAGGAAAGTTCGGTCAAAATTGTGAACGAAACTGTTCCTGCAACTGCGCTCTTCATCTCGAAGCTAAACATTGCGTGAAAACTGACGGCGAGTGTTCCGAGGGCTGCATTCCTGGATGGCATGGTGACCTGTGTGATCAGCCTTGTAAAAAGACCTGTGTCAATCACATCTGTAATCAACACAACGGTCACTGCACTAAGGACTGTCCAGGAAACTTTACAGGGGACTACTGTAACATTACTGTCGCACTGCACAAGAGCTACGATAACAAAGGTAAGTATATACTATTAtcgacaaacaaaatacaattgaTATTACTGGGCCAGTATGGTGTATTGACTGCAGAGGAGTACATCATATAGTAGGAAAGTAACAAATTACCAATGACACAACTAACAGATTATAATGCACATCACTCATCTTTTTTTAATGACAGCCCAGAAGAGCTAACTCGAAGTAAAATTTCTTAATCAAGAGATGAGGATTTTATCTTATATAATACCCAAAACATGGTACTGCTATTGTCAAAGTTACTTTCGTAATACTGTCTATGAACGACAGGAAAACAGCGCGTGAAGCAATACAGTTTCCACATATGACCACATTGAtgttgaaacaacacatcacttCATAAGAAACAAAACTAGCTTATTTTAAGATAATCTCGATTACCAAACCTTCTGTTAGAGACTCCTCTGTAAGTCCAGTATGCCAAAGGTCTTTGTCGTGTCTGACCATGTCTGGAAATGACGTACAAATGACTCCTATTGCAGCTATGGTCCTCGGCTTTTTGGAGTTGTCAAAATACAAAGAGAAGTTCATATAAACATGAAGGTGTATATTGTAGAGAGAAAATTCAGCTGAGATACAAATTGAACGTTTGCGCTTCCAACCGGTAAGCCACAAATCAgttgtttgaaacaaaaaaaatgacACATTGTTTCACATTATGTTGTCAATAGTTCCCTGTCAGTGTGAGGAAGGAAGTCACAAGAGCACTATCTTGGCACTGGGCATTATCTTGACCATAGCATTATTAGCTGCAGTTGTCGCCATGTGAGtcgattatttttcatttttcattgacACGGTAACCCCTCACATAGATATCACGAATACcaatgccattcagaaagtAGTGGTCATTCTGTAACGATGTAACCCAAATATGTCATGTGTTCCAAGTGTTATAACCTGaataaatgtataaaatataccGGAGCTATATATCCCTTTTGACGAGCCAAATATTTCAGTCCTTAAGCAGTATCGATGGGTACTGCAAAGTGCCACTGACAGAATCTCACTTAGAAAAGAATGCGAATATGGCGTTAGATGATCACCGATCAGTTCATAACCTGACGACGTTAATAGATGACTTTGTGTGATCCATGACCAAATAGACAAGCTCGTCTGCCAACAGGTGTTTAAAGTTATGTTGTCCTCATCTTTTTCGTTTATTTCCAGCGGTCTTTTGGTCAAGTCCAAGTTTTTCGATGAACGCGGTAAGCTAAGAAACACAGTAGGAAAGGCATTAGGTTAACCAACAGTTATTCAGCAGGTGTGTGTGCGGCGTGTGTGTATTCTTTCAAGAGACGTTTATATGTTGTCAAAGAAGCACAGCTATGCGCCTTTTGCTATAATGTGTGACTGCGTTTACGTGTTTTGGATTCTTAATGCATAGCAACTAActatttttctttcttattgaatattttaacaaagcatGAACGTGATGGTGATATTTCGTGTCATGTCCATTCCAGGAGAAGGCACACAGCGAAGGGAGCCAGAAAGCAACATGTTAACAGGCGGCATTCCACAGGGTATATGTGTTTATAAGcccaaaacatgtaaacattcaCTTGAAAACTCAATGAAATGCCACAACATGTGCTCATGTTTGCTAATCATTCGAAATTATCGTACCTATTTTCCGTAGTCTCTAAACCAACAAAAAATGGAAAGAACTAACCAAAAGCCTTGGGAATCGTAATCTGCGAATCTGGTCAAGTCCATGATCTCGTAAGCTTAAGATGAATGCCTTGGTCCGGTTCATAAGCTTAAAGACACATATCTGCAAGGATGACATCACAAATGGTCCCCATGAGTGTACCAACGTTTGCCAATGACTGTAGCCACTGATTGAAAAGATGTTAGCAATTATTAAGTCATGTTTTCCTTAATACTCTCTCATTAACCAACAGATGACATTTAATGTCATGCTAGAAACATTACCATGAACCTCtgagtgggtgagcgagtgagtgttgttttccGCCGCATTCAGCCATAATTTACCTATATGTTAGCATAATGATCGAGCCTGGACAAGAAAATGCAGAGATCAACGGTGTGAGCATCATTTTACGTAAATGTGCACTGATGGCACGTGCCAAACATGTCAGTGCGCTTGGCCACAAAAGGTATACTGAAGGCAAATTTTAACCTGGATGTTCACGGGTTCCAGAATCTCTGAATACAGATAATCATATCAATTTCAATCAGAAACACGTGTGGCAAGGAATTCACGTTGCTTTTCTTCATGTAGGAAAATGGTATACGTGACTGAATTTGAGCAAATTGAAATTCAAACAACCCACGTAGTATTTATTTTTCAGTATGTTGCAATACGTTTTGTAAAGGAAGAAGTCCTTAATTCAGGACTAGGTCAATGTCCAAACATAGACAGTGTATAGTCTTCACATGTCCGCACCGTAACGAATACTTCGTAAATAGCACTGTGTAAAACCACTGATGATATTGTCTTTGTTGCAGATAACCACAACTGAATAAGACTGATTACTCATGACCAGCAGCAGGTATGATGACATAACTTGTGATATTATGAACAGATACATGCCATGGATACATACACGAAAGGCGttatacttcctatccaaacATAGAAAAACAGCGATCAGTTTGCTCAAGATTGAAAAAACAGGTAGCATTACAATGTTTTCTTTAGACAGATTTAAGAAGGAGTCGTAATTTATTGAAACCGATTACAGCACTGAGAACAAAGATGGGATATGTTCACCTTTTGATTGTCAAGGAGCAATATATTTGGACATACACTATGATGTTTTAACAAAGATTTAGTTGGGGATATTTTGCTTTAGTCTACAGTTTCAAGTAAACA
The DNA window shown above is from Haliotis asinina isolate JCU_RB_2024 unplaced genomic scaffold, JCU_Hal_asi_v2 scaffold_18, whole genome shotgun sequence and carries:
- the LOC137269918 gene encoding uncharacterized protein, which produces MTLPNVEYGRELTLPSVEYGREVTLPNVEYGREVTLPSVEYGREVTLQSVERGRELTLPSVEYGREMTLPNVEYGRELTLPSVEYGRELTLPSVEYGREVTLPSVEYGRELTLPSVEHGREMTLPNVEYGRELTLPSVEYGRELTLPSVEYGRELTLPSVEYGRELTLQSVEYGRELTLPSDEHGRELTLPSVEYGRELTLPSVEYGRELTLPSVEHGREMTLLNVEYGRELTLPSVEYGREVTLPNVEYGRELTLPSVEYGREVTLPSVEYGRELTLPSVEYGREMTLPNVEYGRELTLPSVEYGRELTLPSVEYGREVTLPSIKYGRELTLPSVEHGREMTLPNVEYGREVTLPSVEYGRELTLPSVEHGRELTLPSVEYGRELTLQSVEYGRELTLPSVEYGREVTLPSVERGRELMLPSVEYGREVTLPSVEYGRELTLPSVEYGRELTFPSVEYGREVTLPSVEYGREMTLPSVEYGRELKLPSVEYGRELTLPSVEYGREVTLPSVEYGREVTLPSVERGREVTLPSVEYGREVTLPSVEYGRELTLPSVEYGREVTFPSVEYGRELTLPSVEYGRELTLPCVEYGRELTLPSVEYGRELTLQSGEYGRELTLPSVEYGRELTLPSVAYGRELTLPSVEYGRELTLPSVEYGHEMTLPSVEYGRELTLPSVAYGREVTLPSVEYGREMTLPSGEDRTTIWSVTSQVSPAQTSTKCIGTNRSVVCPVNLECCFRHLEN
- the LOC137269900 gene encoding scavenger receptor class F member 1-like — protein: MTVLIAAGLICMTLTSTVSAASCRNGQHCSDCDGQTGRCLTRCQTGYFDKTCSSPCSLGCRNRTCELSEDTGTDVCTDGCIAGYQGKRCKVECDTPVERCAICPGGCRDRYCQQGTSCVAGCVDSYYGIDCKNCSVRCLSCDRSTGTCRVCQAPHYGLQCEHRCEHCVGTCHTGCLGGCETGFYGHRCEKACSKHCRFNASDSCFYKEGNPCLPECEKLSGDCTHGCVSGWHGNNCSSPCNPNCKGMRCSRNGVCADGCVSGHFGKECRPCSHNCKHGMCDPHNGYCLKGCDSGFYGDFCNGGCEICLSGACDQDSGMCLRGCNNSACESTCKYNCSRDTCLQETCANGPPLTHGILGIQIGIPTAFVLILVGIMVTNCICCRTGTRTKRETEGDRVNPEPLPQQPSVPSTEYMELHRYWEIQEDGGDMEYQTINAP